A genomic segment from Corylus avellana chromosome ca5, CavTom2PMs-1.0 encodes:
- the LOC132180415 gene encoding PR5-like receptor kinase has protein sequence MYAGSVVGVCSITVTLVILCCLRKKSESDESVVFWNKKTKNVVNIEAFLKKCVSIAPKRYNFSDIKKMTNSFKDKLGQGGYGYVYKGKLPDDRLVAVKVLGESTGNGEEFLNEVASISRTAHVNIVTLLGFCFEGSKRALIYEFMPNGSLEKYIYDENQLIGSPRLGWEKNYHIAIAIAHGLEYLHRGCNTQILHLDIKPQNILLDQDFCPKISDFGLAKLCNRKESTMSLLGARGTVGYIAPEVFSRNFGIVSHKSDVYSYGMMILEMVAGRKNIDAGLQHSSEIYFPHWIHKHIELEGDLKLLLNMNKASEELARKMIVVGLWCIQSNPANRPSMDKVVDMLEGSHEVIQVPPKPFPSSP, from the coding sequence ATGTATGCAGGATCAGTGGTCGGAGTTTGCAGTATTACAGTGACACTAGTCATTCTTTGTTGCCTGAGAAAGAAGTCTGAATCAGATGAATCAGTAGTCTTCTGgaataagaaaacaaagaatgTGGTAAATATAGAGGCTTTTCTAAAGAAATGTGTATCCATTGCTCCCAAAAGATATAATTTTTCAGACATAAAGAAAATGACCAACTCCTTTAAAGACAAATTAGGTCAAGGAGGGTATGGTTATGTATACAAAGGAAAGCTGCCCGATGACCGTCTAGTGGCAGTGAAGGTTTTGGGCGAGTCCACAGGTAATGGAGAAGAATTTCTTAATGAGGTTGCCAGCATCAGTAGAACTGCTCATGTAAACATTGTCACCCTTCTAGGTTTCTGTTTTGAAGGATCTAAAAGAGCACTTATCTACGAATTCATGCCAAATGGATCTCTTGAAAAATACATATATGATGAGAACCAATTAATTGGAAGTCCCCGTTTAGGATGGGAAAAAAATTACCACATTGCAATTGCCATTGCACATGGCCTAGAGTACTTGCACCGGGGCTGTAATACACAAATCCTCCATCTTGatataaaaccacaaaatatCCTATTGGACCAAGATTTCTGTCCAAAGATTTCAGATTTTGGTCTTGCTAAGTTATGCAACAGAAAAGAGAGCACTATGTCACTGTTGGGTGCAAGAGGAACAGTTGGATACATTGCACCAGAAGTATTTTCAAGAAACTTCGGAATAGTTTCACACAAATCTGATGTTTATAGTTATGGAATGATGATTTTAGAAATGGTTGCAGGAAGAAAGAACATTGATGCAGGACTCCAACATAGCagtgaaatatattttccacACTGGATCCACAAGCATATAGAATTAGAAGGGGATCTAAAACTGCTCTTGAACATGAATAAAGCCAGCGAAGAGCTTGCAAGAAAGATGATTGTAGTGGGTTTGTGGTGCATACAATCTAATCCAGCTAACCGGCCTTCCATGGATAAGGTAGTCGATATGTTAGAAGGAAGTCATGAAGTTATTCAAGTTCCACCCAAGCCTTTTCCTTCTTCCCCTTAG
- the LOC132180417 gene encoding LEAF RUST 10 DISEASE-RESISTANCE LOCUS RECEPTOR-LIKE PROTEIN KINASE-like 2.7, with product MLQLSPIFHLLHLGLITIFILPVSSIAVDVRHTACSHPFECGDFHNISYPFWGDPLPPYCGLSEFQLACQDGFPVLHIMSERFRVLLIDHEKHILRLARLDLYDNNCPSRYVNTTLSYLFSYAPDFGNLTLFYGCSSVTPPLASNTFSCRKNDSSTETGFYTIGSIPSGENNRTCNESITVPVLQTAAKALRDNVSSLTEALDDGFEVQWIVDRTACLECVSSGGRCGYNTSYFHPICFCPDQPYTLRCPKGTDTLPFFRVKVHV from the coding sequence ATGCTTCAACTCTCCCCGATATTTCACCTTCTCCATCTTGGCTTGATCACAATCTTCATTCTTCCAGTATCTTCGATCGCAGTAGATGTGCGCCATACTGCCTGTAGTCATCCATTCGAGTGTGGGGATTTCCACAACATCAGCTACCCTTTCTGGGGAGATCCCTTACCCCCATATTGCGGCCTTTCAGAATTCCAGCTCGCGTGCCAGGATGGATTCCCTGTCCTACATATCATGTCAGAAAGATTTCGGGTTTTGTTGATCGATCATGAAAAACATATTCTGAGGCTTGCTAGATTAGATTTATATGACAATAATTGTCCCTCTAGATACGTTAACACCACCCTCAGCTACCTTTTCAGCTACGCCCCTGACTTTGGAAACCTTACCTTGTTCTATGGTTGCTCATCAGTCACTCCACCTTTGGCATCCAATACATTCAGCTGTCGCAAAAATGATTCGTCGACTGAAACTGGTTTTTATACAATTGGTTCCATTCCAAGTGGTGAAAACAACAGAACATGCAATGAAAGCATCACTGTCCCAGTGCTTCAAACGGCAGCAAAAGCCCTTAGAGATAATGTATCATCTCTTACTGAAGCTCTGGATGATGGCTTTGAAGTCCAGTGGATTGTAGATCGTACAGCATGTTTGGAATGTGTCAGCTCCGGTGGACGTTGTGGATATAACACCAGTTACTTCCATCCTATCTGCTTTTGCCCTGATCAGCCTTATACATTAAGATGTCCAAAAGGTACAGACACCTTACCTTTCTTTCGTGTGAAGGTACATGTTTAG
- the LOC132182363 gene encoding PR5-like receptor kinase, translating to MGSSRPSSPHMFMFMFISFMFMSIQACFCGGNERYVNCNRPFLRANTHRTLRFTVLPPQSSMMPFAESPEAGDSSKGYYTRGVPSSRPNPPVFSQPTSSPPAPQPNIVPSLSQPTSSSPASQSIVPSGVPDFPQSLSQAPQPIGPSRDLGVRDPYPSKSNLWLKITIGISAAVAAIVVNFCFIIYCVKRGHFSSNAMVCCNSGAEKFQIIDEEIMKNCGSIAPKRYTYSDVKKLTNSFKDKVGQGGYGVVYKGKLPDGRMVAVKVLNKSKGNGEEFINEVASISRTSHVNIVTLLGYCYERTKRALIYEFMPNGSLDKFIYDKGSPITNCHLDSKTMFQIAVGIARGLEYLHRGCNTRILHFDIKPHNILLDEDLRPKISDFGLAKRCKTKESIVLLTGMRGTAGFIAPEVFSRNFGGVSHKSDVYSYGMLVLEMVGGRKNFDGGLSHTSEIYFPHWIYMKLEQDINSATFREVIEEEVEETTKKMIIVSLWCIQTNPSDRPSIGKVIEMLEGTLQSLPFPPKPFLDSPTRSP from the exons ATGGGTTCAAGCAGACCATCGTCCCCTCACATGTTCATGTTCATGTTCATATCGTTCATGTTCATGTCCATACAAGCTTGTTTTTGTGGTGGAAACGAACGCTATGTGAACTGCAACAGACCCTTTCTACGCGCCAACACTCACCGGACACTGCGCTTCACTGTGCTACCACCGCAGTCGTCGATGATGCCATTTGCTGAGTCACCTGAAGCAG GTGATTCCTCAAAAGGATATTATACGCGGGGCGTTCCCAGTAGTCGGCCCAATCCACCAG TATTTTCTCAGCCAACCTCGTCTCCACCAGCACCACAGCCCAATATTGTTCCATCACTTTCTCAGCCAACCTCGTCTTCACCAGCATCACAGTCCATTGTTCCATCAGGAGTTCCAG ATTTTCCGCAATCCCTGTCTCAAGCACCACAACCCATTGGGCCATCAAGAGATTTAGGAGTCCGAG ATCCATATCCTTCGAAAAGCAATCTGTGGCTGAAAATTACAATCG GCATTTCAGCAGCTGTGGCTGCTATTGTAgtaaacttttgttttattatctATTGCGTTAAGAGAGGGCACTTCTCAAGTAACGCAATGGTTTGCTGTAATAGTGGtgcagaaaaatttcaaatcatTGATGAGGAAATCATGAAGAACTGCGGATCAATAGCCCCAAAACGATATACTTATTCAGATGTAAAGAAATTGACCAACTCATTCAAAGATAAAGTAGGACAAGGAGGATACGGTGTTGTATACAAAGGGAAGCTACCTGATGGGCGTATGGTGGCAGTGAAAGTCCTCAACAAGTCCAAAGGTAATGGAGAAGAATTTATCAACGAAGTAGCTAGCATTAGCAGAACATCGCATGTTAATATAGTCACTCTTTTAGGTTATTGCTACGAGAGGACTAAAAGAGCTCTGATCTATGAATTCATGCCTAATGGATCTCTTGATAAGTTCATATATGATAAAGGATCTCCAATTACAAATTGTCACTTGGATAGCAAGACTATGTTCCAAATTGCTGTTGGCATTGCTCGAGGACTAGAATACTTGCACCGTGGTTGTAACACAAGGATCCTACATTTTGACATAAAACCCCACAATATACTTTTGGATGAAGATTTGCGCCCAAAAATATCTGATTTTGGCCTTGCTAAACGATGCAAAACAAAGGAGAGCATTGTGTTATTGACGGGCATGAGAGGGACTGCAGGATTTATTGCACCAGAAGTATTTAGTCGGAACTTTGGTGGAGTCTCTCACAAGTCTGACGTTTACAGCTACGGAATGTTGGTTCTTGAAATGgttggaggaagaaaaaattttgatggaggACTCTCTCATACCagtgaaatatattttccacACTGGATTTATATGAAGCTTGAACAGGACATAAATTCTGCTACTTTTAGGGAAGTAATAGAAGAGGAGGTAGAAGAGACAACAAAAAAGATGATAATAGTTAGTTTGTGGTGCATTCAGACAAATCCTTCAGATCGGCCTTCAATTGGTAAGGTGATAGAGATGTTAGAAGGAACCCTTCAATCCTTACCATTTCCACCAAAGCCATTCTTGGATTCACCTACGAGGTCACCTTAA
- the LOC132181277 gene encoding PR5-like receptor kinase, whose protein sequence is MGSSSPYMFMFMFMSIQACFCGGIEVYERCTVSKGDLFSRNSCSGSSARNAYDKSREPAVLSQPSSSKPASQHIVPSLSQPTSSPPASQPIAPPGVPDFPKSPSPAQFSAPAPQPIGFGPSRDSRIRGFGLPSRFPDPYSSKLLWQKIAIAISAAVAAIVVTFCLIIYCVKRRHFSSNAMVNKSGAKNYQVIDEEIMRNCGSIAPKRYTYSDVKKLTNSFKDKVGQGGYGVVYKGKLPDGRMVAVKILNKSKGNGEEFINEVASISRTSHVNIVTLLGFCYERSKRALIYEFMPNGSLDKFIYDKGSQITNCHLDSKTMFQIAVGIARGLEYLHRGCNTRILHFDIKPHNILLDEDLRPKISDFGLAKRCKTKESIVLLTGMRGTAGFIAPEVFSRNFGGVSHKSDVYSYGMLVLEMVGGRKNFDGELSHTSEIYFPHWIYTKLEQDKDSTTFGETIEDEVDEITKKMTIVSLWCIQTKPSDRPSIGKVIEMLEGTLQSLPFPPKPFLDSPTRSP, encoded by the exons ATGGGTTCATCGTCCCCTTACATGTTCATGTTCATGTTCATGTCCATACAAGCTTGTTTTTGTGGTGGCATCGAGGTATATGAAAGGTGCACGGTCAGCAAGGGAGATTTGTTTTCCAGGAATTCATGTTCTGGCAGTTCTGCAAGAAATGCTTATGACAAGTCCCGCGAACCTGCAG TACTTTCTCAGCCATCCTCGTCTAAACCAGCATCACAGCACATTGTTCCATCACTTTCTCAGCCAACCTCGTCTCCACCAGCATCACAACCCATTGCTCCACCAGGAGTCCCAG ATTTTCCCAAATCTCCGTCTCCAGCTCAGTTCAGTGCGCCAGCACCACAACCCATTGGATTTGGGCCATCAAGAGATTCAAGAATCCGAGGTTTCGGTCTTCCCTCTCGATTCCCAG ATCCATATTCTTCGAAGCTCCTGTGGCAGAAAATTGCAATTG CCATTTCTGCAGCAGTGGCTGCGATTGTAGTAACCTTTTGTTTGATTATCTATTGCGTTAAGAGAAGGCACTTCTCAAGTAACGCAATGGTCAATAAAAGTGGTGCAAAAAATTATCAAGTCATTGATGAGGAAATCATGAGGAACTGCGGATCAATAGCCCCAAAGCGATATACATATTCAGATGTGAAGAAATTGACCAACTCATTCAAAGATAAAGTAGGACAAGGAGGATACGGTGTTGTATACAAAGGGAAGCTACCTGATGGGCGTATGGTGGCAGTGAAAATCCTCAACAAGTCCAAAGGTAATGGAGAAGAATTTATCAACGAAGTGGCTAGCATTAGCAGAACATCGCATGTTAATATAGTCACTCTTCTAGGTTTTTGCTACGAGAGAAGTAAAAGAGCCCTGATCTATGAATTCATGCCTAATGGATCTCTTGATAAGTTCATATATGATAAAGGATCTCAAATTACAAATTGTCACTTGGATAGCAAGACTATGTTCCAAATTGCGGTTGGCATTGCTCGAGGACTAGAATACTTGCACCGTGGTTGTAACACAAGGATCCTACATTTTGACATAAAACCCCACAATATACTTTTGGATGAAGATTTGCGCCCAAAAATATCTGATTTTGGCCTTGCTAAACGATGCAAAACAAAGGAGAGCATTGTGTTATTGACGGGCATGAGAGGGACTGCAGGATTTATTGCACCAGAAGTATTTAGTCGGAACTTTGGTGGAGTCTCTCACAAGTCTGACGTTTACAGCTACGGAATGTTGGTTCTTGAAATGgttggaggaagaaaaaattttgatggtgaACTCTCTCACACCAGTGAGATATATTTTCCACATTGGATTTATACGAAGCTTGAGCAGGACAAAGATTCTACTACTTTTGGGGAAACAATAGAAGATGAGGTAGACGAGATAACAAAAAAGATGACAATAGTTAGTTTGTGGTGCATTCAGACCAAACCTTCAGATAGGCCATCAATTGGTAAGGTGATAGAGATGTTAGAAGGAACCCTTCAATCCTTACCATTTCCACCAAAGCCTTTCTTGGATTCACCTACGAGGTCACCTTAA
- the LOC132182098 gene encoding PR5-like receptor kinase — MVCWKSDEKNYPINEEEIIKKYECIAPKRYTYSDVKKFTNSFKDKVGEGGYGVVYKGKLPDGCMVAVKILNKSKGNGEEFINKVASISGISHVNIVTLLGFCYERTKRALIYEFMPNGSLNKFIYDKGSPFTNYHLDNKTLFQIAVGVARGLEYLHGGYNTRILHFNIKPHNILLDEDLCPKISDFGFSKLCKTNDCVVSMADMRGTVGYIVPEVFSVSFCGVSHKSDVYNYGKLILKMVGGRKNFDCGLSHVTEAYFPHWIYKKLEQGKNSTTFEEIIEEEEEDTIKKMIIVSLWCIQTNPSDRPSIDKVIEMLEGTLQSLQFPPKPFLDSPTRSPQDS, encoded by the coding sequence ATGGTCTGCTGGAAAAGTGATGAAAAGAATTATCCAATCAATGAGGAGGAAATCATAAAGAAGTACGAATGTATAGCCCCAAAGCGTTATACTTATTCAGATGTGAAGAAATTTACCAACTCATTCAAAGATAAAGTAGGAGAAGGAGGATATGGTGTTGTATACAAAGGGAAGCTACCTGATGGGTGTATGGTGGCAGTGAAAATCCTCAACAAGTCCAAAGGTAATGGAGAAGAATTTATCAACAAAGTGGCTAGCATTAGTGGAATATCGCATGTTAATATAGTCACTCTTCTAGGTTTTTGCTATGAGAGGACTAAAAGAGCTTTAATCTATGAATTCATGCCTAATGGATCTCTTAATAAGTTCATATATGATAAAGGATCTCCATTTACAAATTATCACTTGGACAACAAGACTCTGTTCCAAATTGCAGTTGGCGTTGCTCGAGGATTAGAATACTTGCATGGTGGTTATAACACAAGGATCCTACATTTCAACATAAAACCACACAATATACTTTTGGATGAAGATTTGTGCCCAAAAATATCTGATTTTGGCTTCTCTAAACTATGCAAAACAAATGATTGTGTTGTATCAATGGCGGACATGAGAGGAACTGTAGGTTATATTGTACCAGAAGTATTTAGTGTGAGCTTTTGTGGAGTCTCTCACAAGTCTGACGTTTACAACTACGGAAAGTTGATTCTTAAAATGGTTGGTGGAAGGAAAAATTTTGATTGTGGACTCTCTCATGTCACTGAGGCATATTTTCCACACTGGATTTATAAGAAGCTTGAACAAGGCAAAAATTCTACTACTTTTGAGGAAATaatagaagaggaagaagaagatacaATAAAAAAGATGATAATAGTTAGTCTCTGGTGCATTCAGACAAATCCTTCAGATAGACCATCAATTGATAAGGTGATAGAAATGTTAGAAGGAACCCTTCAATCCTTACAGTTTCCACCAAAGCCTTTTTTGGATTCCCCTACCAGGTCACCTCAAGATTCTTAA